A window from Neodiprion fabricii isolate iyNeoFabr1 chromosome 2, iyNeoFabr1.1, whole genome shotgun sequence encodes these proteins:
- the LOC124175306 gene encoding zinc finger protein 271-like isoform X7 yields MALAQNSHQQASTSHHHQQTSVNTNNQHNSLHPNAQIPVSLPGLSLDGTHIPPSVSHLHAAHAQMQQQMQSQQQLHQQQQQQQQQQQQQQQQQQQQQQQQQQQQQQQQQQQQQSHHQMQNHQTSQNSGHSPPNQPSNQRDENKVKDEGGSCTTERCSDNQVHCQVQCDLQLQPQAQADMQQSLMQQQQQQQQQQQQQQQQQIGVNIGGNSSTDGGNQNNSDSMKTEKEKEMRQHSMAQFQLPDLKPGGHMMDVRTADGSVVKISAGSEQDLAKTLGVEMVQNMYKVNVEDINQLLAYHEVFGKLQSEIAAGTTLVGGTVPTQTVTTIQNGTPIVQQVQLNKFDIKTSDGEATPGPSASPVSVGSHACEVCGKIFQFRYQLIVHRRYHTERKPFTCQVCGKAFTNANDLTRHGKCHLGGSMFTCAVCFHVFANAPSLERHMKRHATDKPYNCTVCGKSFARKEHLDNHTRCHTGETPYRCQYCAKTFTRKEHMVNHVRKHTGETPHRCDICKKSFTRKEHFMNHVMWHTGETPHHCQVCGKKYTRKEHLANHMRSHTNDTPFRCEICGKSFTRKEHFTNHIMWHTGETPHRCDFCSKTFTRKEHLLNHVRQHTGESPHRCGFCSKSFTRKEHLVNHIRQHTGETPFRCQYCPKAFTRKDHLVNHVRQHTGESPHKCQYCTKSFTRKEHLTNHVRQHTGESPHRCHFCSKSFTRKEHLTNHVRIHTGESPHRCEFCQRTFTRKEHLNNHLRQHTGESSHCCNVCSKPFTRKEHLVNHMRCHTGERPFVCTECGKSFPLKGNLLFHMRSHNKGSNAERPFRCDLCPKDFMCKGHLVSHRRSHSDERPHSCPDCGKTFVEKGNMLRHLRKHAAEGPPTQVSTPSAIPQPGVLPIPTAAVLVGHPLAPPAPPVVPQHTVVVPTPPGVLTSY; encoded by the exons ATGGCATTGGCTCAGAACTCTCATCAGCAAGCATCTACTTCGCATCATCATCAGCAAACTTCGGTTAATACCAACAATCAACATAACTCCTTGCACCCAAATGCACAG atTCCAGTATCGCTGCCTGGTCTCAGTTTAGACGGTACCCACATACCCCCAAGTGTCAGCCATTTGCATGCAGCACATGCACAAATGCAGCAACAAATGCAGTCCCAACAGCAATtgcatcagcagcagcagcagcagcagcaacaacaacaacaacaacaacagcagcagcagcagcaacagcaacaacagcagcagcaacagcagcaacaacaacaacaacaacagcaatcACATCATCAAATGCAAAATCATCAGACTAGTCAAAATAGTGGGCACAGCCCGCCAAACCAGCCAAGTAATCAGagggatgaaaataaagtgaaagaTGAAGGTGGAAGTTGTACAACTGAGAGATGCAGTGATAATCAAGTTCACTGTCAGGTTCAGTGCGACCTCCAGTTGCAACCGCAGGCACAGGCCGACATGCAACAGAGTTTAatgcagcaacagcagcagcaacaacagcagcagcagcagcagcaacagcagcaaatTGGGGTTAATATAGGAGGAAATAGTTCTACAGATGGTGGAAATCAGAACAATTCTGACAGTATGAAAACtgagaaagaaaaggagatGCGTCAGCATAGTATGGCGCA ATTCCAGTTACCTGATCTTAAACCTGGAGGACATATGATGGATGTAAGAACGGCAGATGGTTCAGTTGTCAAAATAAGTGCTGGTAGCGAACAGGATCTTGCAAAGACACTGGGCGTTGAGATGGTGCAGAACATGTACAAG GTCAACGTCGAGGATATAAATCAACTTTTGGCATACCATGAAGTTTTTGGTAAACTACAGAGTGAAATAGCTGCCGGAACAACATTGGTGGGCGGTACTGTGCCGACCCAAACAGTAACCACCATACAAAACGGAACTCCAATAGTGCAACAGGTtcagttgaataaatttgatataaaaaCAAGTGACGGAGAAGCAACCCCGGGACCAAGCGCATCTCCTGTCTCCGTAGGTAGTCATGCCTGCGAAGtatgtggaaaaatatttcagtttcGTTATCAACTTATTGTACATCGGAGATATCACACGGAGCGCAAGCCTTTTACATGCCAG GTCTGTGGTAAAGCATTTACCAATGCCAATGACCTCACACGCCATGGTAAATGCCATCTTGGAGGATCTATGTTCACTTGCGCGGTTTGTTTTCACGTGTTTGCTAATGCCCCATCACTGGAACGACATATGAAGAGACATGCTACTGACAAACCTTACAATTGTACCGTTTGCGGAAAAAGTTTCGCCAGGAAGGAACACTTGGACAACCACACTCGATGTCACACAGGCGAAACGCCTTATAG ATGTCAGTATTGTGCCAAGACATTCACCAGGAAGGAGCACATGGTTAACCACGTTCGTAAACATACTGGTGAGACACCACATCGATGTGACATATGCAAGAAGAGTTTTACGAGAAAAGAGCATTTTATGAACCACGTTATGTGGCATACAGGGGAAACTCCTCATCACTGCCAAGTCTGTGGAAAGAAGTATACTCGCAAGGAACATCTCGCCAATCACATGCGATCCCACACCAACGATACGCCCTTTCGCTGTGAAATTTGTG GTAAGTCGTTCACACGGAAGGAGCACTTCACGAACCACATAATGTGGCATACCGGCGAGACACCGCATCGCTGTGATTTCTGCTCAAAGACGTTCACTCGGAAGGAGCATCTCTTGAACCACGTTCGCCAGCACACGGGTGAGTCCCCACACCGATGCGGCTTCTGCTCCAAATCGTTCACCAGAAAGGAACACCTTGTTAATCACATCCGCCAACACACAG GGGAGACGCCATTCCGCTGCCAGTACTGCCCGAAGGCGTTCACACGTAAGGATCACTTGGTTAATCACGTCAGGCAGCACACGGGTGAGTCACCGCACAAGTGCCAGTATTGCACCAAATCGTTCACGCGGAAGGAACATTTGACCAATCACGTGCGTCAACACACAGGCGAATCGCCACACCGATGTCACTTCTGCTCCAAGTCGTTTACTCGAAAGGAGCACCTGACCAATCACGTTCGTATCCATACTGGGGAATCGCCACACAGATGCGAGTTCTGCCAGAGGACCTTTACTAGGAAAGAACATCTTAACAATCATCTTCGCCAACATACAGGCGAATCTTCGCATTGCTGCAACGTATGCTCCAAACCATTCACCAGAAAA GAACACCTTGTGAATCACATGAGATGTCATACTGGCGAGCGTCCGTTCGTTTGCACCGAATGCGGCAAAAGTTTCCCTCTTAAAGGAAACCTCTTGTTCCACATGCGATCCCACAACAAAGGTAGCAACGCGGAAAGACCGTTCAGATGCGATCTGTGCCCGAAAGATTTTATGTGCAAAGGACACTTGGTGTCCCATAGACGCTCTCATTCGGACGAAAGACCGCACAGCTGCCCGGATTGTGGAAaaacttttgttgaaaaaggaaaTATGTTGAGGCATCTTAGAAAGCATGCAGCTGAGGGACCGCCGACACAAGTCAGCACACCTTCGGCTATTCCTCAGCCAGGAGTTCTCCCTATTCCTACAGCTGCTGTTTTAGTTGGGCATCCATTGGCTCCACCAGCGCCACCGGTTGTGCCCCAACATACCGTCGTTGTGCCGACACCACCTGGAGTTTTAACGTCGTATTAA
- the LOC124175306 gene encoding zinc finger protein 665-like isoform X3, whose translation MNGEQHALPATTQGQQEEVNVGQSGRPSYPSGLTTSSGLGNVGSIPHSSADLRVSVYHHAHHNSSHRTAAGDTANKEPASALSQEMALAQNSHQQASTSHHHQQTSVNTNNQHNSLHPNAQIPVSLPGLSLDGTHIPPSVSHLHAAHAQMQQQMQSQQQLHQQQQQQQQQQQQQQQQQQQQQQQQQQQQQQQQQQQQQSHHQMQNHQTSQNSGHSPPNQPSNQRDENKVKDEGGSCTTERCSDNQVHCQVQCDLQLQPQAQADMQQSLMQQQQQQQQQQQQQQQQQIGVNIGGNSSTDGGNQNNSDSMKTEKEKEMRQHSMAQFQLPDLKPGGHMMDVRTADGSVVKISAGSEQDLAKTLGVEMVQNMYKVNVEDINQLLAYHEVFGKLQSEIAAGTTLVGGTVPTQTVTTIQNGTPIVQQVQLNKFDIKTSDGEATPGPSASPVSVGSHACEVCGKIFQFRYQLIVHRRYHTERKPFTCQVCGKAFTNANDLTRHGKCHLGGSMFTCAVCFHVFANAPSLERHMKRHATDKPYNCTVCGKSFARKEHLDNHTRCHTGETPYRCQYCAKTFTRKEHMVNHVRKHTGETPHRCDICKKSFTRKEHFMNHVMWHTGETPHHCQVCGKKYTRKEHLANHMRSHTNDTPFRCEICGKSFTRKEHFTNHIMWHTGETPHRCDFCSKTFTRKEHLLNHVRQHTGESPHRCGFCSKSFTRKEHLVNHIRQHTGETPFRCQYCPKAFTRKDHLVNHVRQHTGESPHKCQYCTKSFTRKEHLTNHVRQHTGESPHRCHFCSKSFTRKEHLTNHVRIHTGESPHRCEFCQRTFTRKEHLNNHLRQHTGESSHCCNVCSKPFTRKEHLVNHMRCHTGERPFVCTECGKSFPLKGNLLFHMRSHNKGSNAERPFRCDLCPKDFMCKGHLVSHRRSHSDERPHSCPDCGKTFVEKGNMLRHLRKHAAEGPPTQVSTPSAIPQPGVLPIPTAAVLVGHPLAPPAPPVVPQHTVVVPTPPGVLTSY comes from the exons ATGAACGGGGAGCAGCATGCACTGCCAGCGACTACGCAGGGGCAGCAAGAG GAAGTAAACGTGGGTCAAAGTGGTCGCCCTTCGTATCCGAGTGGATTGACCACTAGCTCTGGTCTTGGGAACGTAGGAAGTATTCCCCATTCGTCGGCAGATCTGCGC GTTTCGGTATATCACCACGCCCACCATAATTCCTCGCATCGAACTGCTGCTGGAGACACGGCAAATAAAGAACCAGCATCTGCGTTATCTCAAGAAATGGCATTGGCTCAGAACTCTCATCAGCAAGCATCTACTTCGCATCATCATCAGCAAACTTCGGTTAATACCAACAATCAACATAACTCCTTGCACCCAAATGCACAG atTCCAGTATCGCTGCCTGGTCTCAGTTTAGACGGTACCCACATACCCCCAAGTGTCAGCCATTTGCATGCAGCACATGCACAAATGCAGCAACAAATGCAGTCCCAACAGCAATtgcatcagcagcagcagcagcagcagcaacaacaacaacaacaacaacagcagcagcagcagcaacagcaacaacagcagcagcaacagcagcaacaacaacaacaacaacagcaatcACATCATCAAATGCAAAATCATCAGACTAGTCAAAATAGTGGGCACAGCCCGCCAAACCAGCCAAGTAATCAGagggatgaaaataaagtgaaagaTGAAGGTGGAAGTTGTACAACTGAGAGATGCAGTGATAATCAAGTTCACTGTCAGGTTCAGTGCGACCTCCAGTTGCAACCGCAGGCACAGGCCGACATGCAACAGAGTTTAatgcagcaacagcagcagcaacaacagcagcagcagcagcagcaacagcagcaaatTGGGGTTAATATAGGAGGAAATAGTTCTACAGATGGTGGAAATCAGAACAATTCTGACAGTATGAAAACtgagaaagaaaaggagatGCGTCAGCATAGTATGGCGCA ATTCCAGTTACCTGATCTTAAACCTGGAGGACATATGATGGATGTAAGAACGGCAGATGGTTCAGTTGTCAAAATAAGTGCTGGTAGCGAACAGGATCTTGCAAAGACACTGGGCGTTGAGATGGTGCAGAACATGTACAAG GTCAACGTCGAGGATATAAATCAACTTTTGGCATACCATGAAGTTTTTGGTAAACTACAGAGTGAAATAGCTGCCGGAACAACATTGGTGGGCGGTACTGTGCCGACCCAAACAGTAACCACCATACAAAACGGAACTCCAATAGTGCAACAGGTtcagttgaataaatttgatataaaaaCAAGTGACGGAGAAGCAACCCCGGGACCAAGCGCATCTCCTGTCTCCGTAGGTAGTCATGCCTGCGAAGtatgtggaaaaatatttcagtttcGTTATCAACTTATTGTACATCGGAGATATCACACGGAGCGCAAGCCTTTTACATGCCAG GTCTGTGGTAAAGCATTTACCAATGCCAATGACCTCACACGCCATGGTAAATGCCATCTTGGAGGATCTATGTTCACTTGCGCGGTTTGTTTTCACGTGTTTGCTAATGCCCCATCACTGGAACGACATATGAAGAGACATGCTACTGACAAACCTTACAATTGTACCGTTTGCGGAAAAAGTTTCGCCAGGAAGGAACACTTGGACAACCACACTCGATGTCACACAGGCGAAACGCCTTATAG ATGTCAGTATTGTGCCAAGACATTCACCAGGAAGGAGCACATGGTTAACCACGTTCGTAAACATACTGGTGAGACACCACATCGATGTGACATATGCAAGAAGAGTTTTACGAGAAAAGAGCATTTTATGAACCACGTTATGTGGCATACAGGGGAAACTCCTCATCACTGCCAAGTCTGTGGAAAGAAGTATACTCGCAAGGAACATCTCGCCAATCACATGCGATCCCACACCAACGATACGCCCTTTCGCTGTGAAATTTGTG GTAAGTCGTTCACACGGAAGGAGCACTTCACGAACCACATAATGTGGCATACCGGCGAGACACCGCATCGCTGTGATTTCTGCTCAAAGACGTTCACTCGGAAGGAGCATCTCTTGAACCACGTTCGCCAGCACACGGGTGAGTCCCCACACCGATGCGGCTTCTGCTCCAAATCGTTCACCAGAAAGGAACACCTTGTTAATCACATCCGCCAACACACAG GGGAGACGCCATTCCGCTGCCAGTACTGCCCGAAGGCGTTCACACGTAAGGATCACTTGGTTAATCACGTCAGGCAGCACACGGGTGAGTCACCGCACAAGTGCCAGTATTGCACCAAATCGTTCACGCGGAAGGAACATTTGACCAATCACGTGCGTCAACACACAGGCGAATCGCCACACCGATGTCACTTCTGCTCCAAGTCGTTTACTCGAAAGGAGCACCTGACCAATCACGTTCGTATCCATACTGGGGAATCGCCACACAGATGCGAGTTCTGCCAGAGGACCTTTACTAGGAAAGAACATCTTAACAATCATCTTCGCCAACATACAGGCGAATCTTCGCATTGCTGCAACGTATGCTCCAAACCATTCACCAGAAAA GAACACCTTGTGAATCACATGAGATGTCATACTGGCGAGCGTCCGTTCGTTTGCACCGAATGCGGCAAAAGTTTCCCTCTTAAAGGAAACCTCTTGTTCCACATGCGATCCCACAACAAAGGTAGCAACGCGGAAAGACCGTTCAGATGCGATCTGTGCCCGAAAGATTTTATGTGCAAAGGACACTTGGTGTCCCATAGACGCTCTCATTCGGACGAAAGACCGCACAGCTGCCCGGATTGTGGAAaaacttttgttgaaaaaggaaaTATGTTGAGGCATCTTAGAAAGCATGCAGCTGAGGGACCGCCGACACAAGTCAGCACACCTTCGGCTATTCCTCAGCCAGGAGTTCTCCCTATTCCTACAGCTGCTGTTTTAGTTGGGCATCCATTGGCTCCACCAGCGCCACCGGTTGTGCCCCAACATACCGTCGTTGTGCCGACACCACCTGGAGTTTTAACGTCGTATTAA